A window of Methylomonas sp. 11b genomic DNA:
AGGCCAACGGGTCGCCGCCGATTATCTGCTGGAACCGCAGGTCATCGTCCTCAACGAATCCACCCAGGGCAACAGAGCCGGCCTTTACGGCGGCGGCATGTATCAGCATTACGCCCCGCCAGGGCAAATCTCGTTGGGCGGGATTTTTATAGACGCATTGGCGGGCGCTGCGGCGGGCGCAGCCGATAAACGCAGTACGGACGTAGCTCTGACCTTGATCGATATCCGCTCGACAGTACAAATCGGCATTTCCCAGGGCAGCGCAACCGCCAATGCTTTGCAGGCTTCCGGGTGGGGCGGATTCTTAGGCGAGAATGCTGCAGGCGGCTTTGGCTTGGCGAGCTTTACCCGAACCCCGGAAGGCATATCCACCGCCGCAGCGTTTTTTGATGCCTACAACAACCTGGTGCAGTCTTTGAGGAATTACAAAGCCCAGGAAGTCAAAGACGGCGCCGGCACCGGCGGCCAACTTCAGTTCAAATAGCGCGGCCGCACAATCTACTGCGTACCACTGCATAATGCCAGCCGCTCAGTTCGCTGGCGTAAATGCTGATCAGCAATCGATCACTGGCTCCCGCGAATCGCGTCATACTTCCAGCTCGATGATCCGGGCCTCGACTGTCTTATCGTTGATGATCAGTTCGGCAACTGCTAGAGGCAATTTAAACCGGCGTGGGCCCGCGCTGCCGGGGTTTAGATATAGTACGCCGTCACGCTCTTGAAGCGAAGGTTTATGCGAATGGCCGGAAATGACGACGCGAATTCCGGCCACGACCGGATCGATGGGCAACTCTGCCAGATCGTGGATCAAATAAATTGAAACTTGGCCGACCATGACGCTGGCACAGATGGGCAGTTCCTCAGCCCAAGCCCCTTTATCGTTGTTACCGCGCACTGCTGTCACCGGTGCCAATATGTTCAGTTGTTGCAATACCTCGGGTTTGCCGACGTCGCCGGCGTGGAAAATCCGCTCGCAGCACTGCAACGCCGCCAGCACCTCAGGGCGAAGCAAGCCGTGGGTGTCGGAGATGATGGCGAGGCGGTGGGACATTGTGGGAAAGAGAATCTCTTTATACGCGGTTTAAGGGCGATTAAATCACCGTGCAAGGTCAATTGGGTAGATTTCTTGCTTTATTTATCCGACAGTTGTCAGCCAATTGCACGTCTAATCAGTGGCCATCGAATGGAGCTTCTGTAGCCTCGATGCAGCGCTAGCGAAATCGAGGGATTAGGTCTCCGAATCCTCGATTACATCGAGGCTACTTGCTGCAAGCGAGAAGCGGCGGTCGGTAGCGGAATAGGAAAACTAATCGACCGAACCTGGCTCATCATAAATAATTGGCGAATTTAGATAAAGACCGTTTGTCGGAATTTTACCGACGCCAATGATGGTTGCCTGTATATGACACCCATTTAGAGCCAGTGTCCTTCATTTCCTGCAACGCTTCAATGTGACGTTTTAGTTCCGGATGTTGGTAGCCTCTGGCAATCAGAGCCTCTCGCGCAATTGGATCGAAAGGGATAGCGGTAGGACCTAGGCATTCATTCCAGATTTTGGCTATCAAAGATTCCGGCGAATTTGCACTAGTCGTTTTAATCTCCGCCACAAAAACAGCGTCTACATCTTCTCTATTTGCTTCCAAAACTTCTTCGATCATTTCAAGAATTGGTTGTAACTGCACGTTCGAGTCGGATGTGCCAGTTTGCAATTCAATAAGAGATCTACCTCCGGGCCAGCTAGTTGTCTTCCAGGTCACCGTCTCTTCGAATAAGCCATACACCATTGGTGCGAACCTTCCTGTCTTACCAAGCTTGAAAAGACCTTTTTGACTTTCGACGGCGACCAAGCGAATGGCTGTTGCGGTGCCTAGGGCTACAATCCCTTCACTCGCAAGCGTATTGAAAAAGTTAAAAACCCAGAACCGAGTTTTATCGAGCCAATCCTCATCGCTTTCGATATTTATGGTCCCCATCCATGGTAAAACGGCATGGCCGGTTTCGTTAATTGGTTCAAACAAACTAGTGGACGCCGACAGTTGCCTCCCGGCTAGAGAATTGACAGAGTTCAAACTGCCAAACAAAAGGTAGGAGTCAGCATTCAGAAGTGAATAAAGCCACGGATCTACAGGAACCATTGCGGCTTTGGTGGCACACCAACGTAGAAGGCCTTCAGCGAACAGAGAATCTTTTTTTTGACCGAATTCGTAAATAGAGACCGGATCCTTATGAAGAGGATGCCGATATTTGCAGGAAAGAGCCTCGTCCCGAGATGTCGGGCCGCAAATGAGTCCATAAGCGATGACGGATAATAAGACATCTCGTGCCAACTCATCGATAAACGGAACGGCCTTTTGAGAGAGCTGATAGCGCTGAGTGGTCAAAGGTAAGTTTCCAGCACTGTCGAGTACAGCAATATTTGGTCTTATGGTTTGGATGTACCCTGGCCAATCAAAATCGGTATGGGAGTAGGAACCTCGCTTTTCAATTTTTAAACCGTTGCACGAAAGAGCGGGGTATTTCTCGAAAGTCCAAAAAATCGCATCGAAACCATCGGGGTAGATCACGGCGTATTCCTTCGGTAAGTTATTGCTCCTCACGGGGAATACGAATTCCTGATCTAGTTTTTCGAGATTCGTGCCACGAAGCACTCGATTAATGACTTTGGGCCAGTCCCAGCAATACCAGTCAATTTGTTCCCTTGGTCCTGCGAAGGGAAAATATTTTTCTCTTTCCAGCCCTAACGCGTTCATAGATTCACTGCTGACTTCGACTTCGATAGTGGTTCCGATTGGTAAATCGTCGACACGGCGGATTTCAATGAGTTGGCTATTAGCGGAAGCTTCCAACATATTGCCAGTGGATTTGTCCGCGCCGACGTGCCGAGTCCAAAGTTTAAAAGAAGCGCCTAGCAGAAAGACCGCAAAGGCGCCTATCCCAAAGCGCCCGGAGCGCATTACGCGCGGTTTGCCTGAATCGTCGAGAAATTCTTTAGCCCATTCGGAGTTGCTGCGAAATGAGGCGCCGGCTCGCAAAAAATGGTTTTGAATGGTATCGGCACGCATGCCGATGCCACGGTCGCGGACACGCAGGTACCATGAGCCATCCTCACGCTTGATAAAGTCTATCGATACGTCGCCTTCTTGCTCTGGCAAATCGAGTGATTCGATAGCGACCTTGTGGTTTTTACACCATGCGTGTAATTCGCGAACGGCATCGACCGCGTTTTGCATTAATTCGCGAACGCCGACGCCCGGTTCTTTACCATATAGCGGCTCGACGAGGAGAGTAAGTAAATTCGGATCAGCGGTATACCCGGTCCGATTCGGAATATAGGGCAGGCTATCGCGAAACGCCGGACTGTGTAGGTTAGAATAGACCCGACGAATGGCGAGATTCAGTTGATCCAGACCGAGGTCGGTCCGTGCGCCGTAGGCCTCGTCCAATACTGCGGTTGAATGGTCCATTTCAGCTTGCAGTCCGGACAAC
This region includes:
- a CDS encoding metallophosphoesterase family protein yields the protein MSHRLAIISDTHGLLRPEVLAALQCCERIFHAGDVGKPEVLQQLNILAPVTAVRGNNDKGAWAEELPICASVMVGQVSIYLIHDLAELPIDPVVAGIRVVISGHSHKPSLQERDGVLYLNPGSAGPRRFKLPLAVAELIINDKTVEARIIELEV
- a CDS encoding HD domain-containing protein translates to MAKIEFPKSLRELLEESDLQAPIRALADRVGEILADNKLPFFPDYTDHGVEHINCVLKSEVELVPKPIWKDSKKDSDPRLLCDADAVVIIGATLLHDIAMHLRPNGFLELVGKESRFQPLPWFKDDQEGNVANIAWQLLWGDYAREARRFSDRQLTNIIGEQSARVWKFEDLPEDTGQWETNHFLIIGEFIRRHHARLAHEIAIYGFPGLTVGSGEGQFPAMGKEQGHPLMRLADLIGLSARSHGMSLRVCKAYLDSSPLYPGTPKPMGSAVLYPMALLRVADYLQIDQQRAPAALMQLRDPQSPVSIQEWRKHRAVQQISPASDPRGKMVTVGTDISLSLYLQLRDLLSGLQAEMDHSTAVLDEAYGARTDLGLDQLNLAIRRVYSNLHSPAFRDSLPYIPNRTGYTADPNLLTLLVEPLYGKEPGVGVRELMQNAVDAVRELHAWCKNHKVAIESLDLPEQEGDVSIDFIKREDGSWYLRVRDRGIGMRADTIQNHFLRAGASFRSNSEWAKEFLDDSGKPRVMRSGRFGIGAFAVFLLGASFKLWTRHVGADKSTGNMLEASANSQLIEIRRVDDLPIGTTIEVEVSSESMNALGLEREKYFPFAGPREQIDWYCWDWPKVINRVLRGTNLEKLDQEFVFPVRSNNLPKEYAVIYPDGFDAIFWTFEKYPALSCNGLKIEKRGSYSHTDFDWPGYIQTIRPNIAVLDSAGNLPLTTQRYQLSQKAVPFIDELARDVLLSVIAYGLICGPTSRDEALSCKYRHPLHKDPVSIYEFGQKKDSLFAEGLLRWCATKAAMVPVDPWLYSLLNADSYLLFGSLNSVNSLAGRQLSASTSLFEPINETGHAVLPWMGTINIESDEDWLDKTRFWVFNFFNTLASEGIVALGTATAIRLVAVESQKGLFKLGKTGRFAPMVYGLFEETVTWKTTSWPGGRSLIELQTGTSDSNVQLQPILEMIEEVLEANREDVDAVFVAEIKTTSANSPESLIAKIWNECLGPTAIPFDPIAREALIARGYQHPELKRHIEALQEMKDTGSKWVSYTGNHHWRR